One genomic region from Aestuariirhabdus haliotis encodes:
- a CDS encoding DoxX family membrane protein yields the protein MNKSAYLLSEIQAGMAALFIRVGLGLVFVIGGTSKLSLLLGSSTHDAMVSNYMSTSGYINALFQEYLFTGAIGDLLSPAIFLTALSAFELISGIALILGLFVRPLSLFYGFLLWTFVIALPTMTVPGISLEAKTYTSPAIFVQIRDIALSGFMFVLYNLGSGTKSLDHRFLRPQITADWNALGLLLRLSLASVMIVGGFFGAFGNITSFATPQLILAITGILLIFGSKKVVQASSVVVMGVMLWYMFSKFGIDKTLIKNLNGFKREFALFASAGVLFLLGGGERYTLMDLLRRSKLYIQQFIGGGRDEGTLDLPAEGKLSAE from the coding sequence GTGAATAAATCTGCATATTTACTCTCTGAAATTCAGGCAGGGATGGCGGCACTGTTTATACGAGTCGGCTTGGGTTTGGTGTTTGTGATCGGAGGAACCTCCAAATTAAGCTTATTACTGGGTTCCTCAACTCATGATGCTATGGTGAGCAACTACATGTCGACCAGTGGTTATATTAATGCGTTGTTCCAGGAGTATCTCTTTACCGGAGCAATCGGAGATCTACTTAGCCCGGCGATTTTTCTGACAGCCTTATCGGCCTTTGAATTGATCAGCGGAATCGCACTGATTCTTGGCTTGTTTGTCAGGCCCCTTAGTCTATTCTACGGCTTTTTATTGTGGACCTTTGTTATTGCGCTACCGACAATGACGGTGCCGGGTATCAGTCTGGAGGCTAAGACCTATACTTCGCCGGCTATTTTTGTACAAATCCGTGACATTGCGCTGTCGGGCTTTATGTTCGTGCTGTACAACCTGGGCTCAGGCACGAAGAGTCTTGATCATCGCTTTCTGCGTCCGCAGATAACTGCCGACTGGAATGCATTGGGATTATTGTTAAGGCTGTCGCTGGCCAGTGTGATGATTGTGGGTGGTTTTTTCGGCGCGTTTGGCAATATTACATCCTTTGCGACTCCTCAGCTGATACTTGCTATCACGGGTATCTTGCTGATTTTTGGCAGCAAGAAAGTGGTACAAGCCAGCAGTGTGGTGGTGATGGGTGTGATGCTCTGGTATATGTTTAGCAAATTCGGCATTGATAAAACCCTGATCAAAAACCTCAATGGTTTTAAGCGTGAATTTGCGCTTTTTGCCAGCGCTGGGGTGCTGTTTTTACTGGGCGGTGGTGAACGCTATACCCTGATGGACCTGTTGCGCAGAAGCAAACTCTATATTCAGCAATTTATTGGTGGTGGGCGTGATGAGGGGACGCTGGACCTGCCTGCTGAAGGGAAATTGAGTGCGGAATAA
- a CDS encoding C69 family dipeptidase, with protein sequence MLIRNRSFVSTLMILSLLFSQQVLACTGIIVGKAASATGSYMIARNEDFPENNWAKHMVVRVAAEHEEGDLWQFGSGLSVAKPSKTLQYTAMPDWDANTLGSGAGPFEEVGINSLNVAVTATYSAEANEKSQKADPFVKPGIDESVIPTLLLSQATSARHAVELLGGYVESIGAAEANGLAISDQKEAWLMEIGSGHHWIAVKVPDNQYVVQANALRIYDIDITNKKRVLHSKGLLEHVKKHQLLGEVNSKRFDFARAFGVLNDDYNTDRIWLAQHLLSPSIYQEIRQERYPLFMKPDKKLTVLDIANMLRADYTGTPLEGKAERVIGIDRNVESHIIEMRPGMPPELAGVIWQSIGNVSDSIFIPLYGSITDTPRAYRLGTNEFDSVSAYWRFRSVGALLNSSDGQYREALHELRDQAEQRLVASLPYVDNAIKKMLAKDREMALWYINMHSNGFALQALERVSEIRSKLMTDITKSTEKEYDPEEWKKISEL encoded by the coding sequence TACCTTAATGATATTGTCGTTGCTGTTTTCGCAGCAAGTTTTGGCCTGTACGGGCATTATTGTCGGTAAGGCCGCCTCTGCAACCGGCTCTTACATGATTGCCCGTAATGAGGACTTTCCGGAAAATAACTGGGCCAAGCATATGGTGGTAAGGGTCGCGGCCGAGCATGAAGAGGGTGATCTCTGGCAGTTTGGTAGCGGACTGAGCGTCGCCAAACCCAGTAAAACTCTGCAATACACAGCCATGCCCGACTGGGATGCCAATACCCTGGGGTCCGGGGCTGGTCCTTTTGAGGAAGTGGGTATTAACTCGCTGAATGTTGCTGTGACCGCTACCTACAGCGCGGAAGCCAACGAGAAATCCCAAAAAGCGGATCCCTTTGTTAAACCGGGCATCGATGAATCGGTGATCCCGACCTTACTGTTATCTCAGGCGACCTCGGCGCGTCATGCGGTTGAATTACTGGGTGGCTATGTCGAGAGTATTGGTGCTGCTGAAGCGAATGGGTTGGCGATTTCGGATCAAAAAGAGGCCTGGCTGATGGAGATCGGATCCGGCCATCATTGGATAGCGGTTAAGGTGCCGGATAACCAATATGTTGTGCAAGCGAATGCCCTGCGTATTTATGATATTGATATCACCAACAAAAAAAGGGTATTGCATTCAAAAGGGCTGCTCGAACATGTCAAAAAACATCAGTTACTGGGCGAGGTTAATAGTAAAAGGTTTGATTTTGCGCGTGCTTTCGGTGTTCTGAATGATGATTATAATACGGACCGCATCTGGCTGGCGCAGCATCTGCTTTCTCCCTCGATATATCAGGAGATTCGCCAGGAGCGTTATCCGCTGTTTATGAAGCCGGATAAGAAGCTGACGGTACTCGATATCGCTAATATGCTTCGCGCGGATTACACGGGCACTCCGCTGGAAGGTAAGGCCGAGCGGGTGATTGGCATCGACCGTAATGTAGAGTCCCATATTATTGAAATGCGCCCGGGTATGCCCCCGGAACTGGCTGGTGTTATCTGGCAAAGCATTGGTAATGTCTCGGACAGTATTTTTATTCCGCTCTATGGCTCGATTACTGACACTCCTCGAGCGTATCGTTTGGGCACTAATGAATTTGACTCGGTCAGTGCCTATTGGCGATTTCGCTCGGTGGGAGCCCTGTTGAACAGCAGCGACGGGCAGTACCGAGAAGCGCTTCATGAGCTGAGGGATCAGGCCGAACAACGCCTGGTTGCCAGTCTGCCTTATGTCGATAATGCGATCAAAAAAATGCTCGCGAAGGACCGGGAAATGGCACTGTGGTATATCAATATGCACTCCAACGGCTTTGCTTTGCAGGCGCTTGAGCGGGTGTCAGAAATTCGCAGCAAGCTGATGACTGACATTACCAAAAGCACAGAGAAAGAATACGATCCCGAAGAGTGGAAAAAGATCAGCGAACTGTAA